TTCATTGCGTATATAAGTACACACTTATCTCGTTAATCGTGTTAACAATAAGTATCCGCGACAACGAGCTTCTGCTCGTATGATACGTTGGGATAAACTAGAGCATGGTTATCAGTACCCCATCATCACACCAAGAGGAACCTAGAATCCTGTTTTCGCGACGAACTCGCGTCGTTCTTTGCACAATTTATTCGTCGAGCATCGTTTCTCGTATTCGATGACGATTCGACGACCGCGTTACAATTGAATAAGACTGGAAGTTGCTGGTCGCGAAAACGGGAATACCATCGGTTTCCTACAGTTTTCTAACTACAAAATTCATCCTGATTCGCGTCCACCTATAACAATTTAATCACGTAGGACGCGTATAATTTCTTATTAAGTATACCATCCAAATCGTAGTGCAAAAAGACGGGATCATAGCGCAATAAAGTTCTTGGGAGAAGAACGTCTATCTATATACTTCGATCGGCCCGCGCGAAGGGTACACTCTTTCATAAGAGTATCCCTTCGTCCTAGCGGCAGGACGAGCTAAAAtacatcatctaaaataaataaactaaCGATAATACTTTCTCGAGAGTGTGGCACGCTCGAAATACTAATAAAAGGAGGACGAAGAAAGGTCGGGTCAAAAGGGACCCCTTTAGTTGAAGTACGGCGATGTTTGAGAAACGCCTTCAGACTTCAAGCTGTCGTGAACGCCATGGCATTCTAAATGCACCGTGCGAACGATGTTTGGAGACCGTGCCTGGAAAGCTGTCACATCGTTTCTCGTTGAACACTTGTGATTCTTGCCTTCTGAGTGACGCACAGTAGGTAAAAGTGTTACTGAACCTAAGAAAAATGTACTTAGCGACACGAACAAGTTTTGATCTTGTAAATCTATGTTGAACTTgacatttttcaacaaaatatttaatCTGTTCATCATCACGCGCGATAGAATATTTTGTTCAAGTTGCTGCATATCATTTTCTGTTGACTTTGTATTGTACTAAAATCAACAGACAATCCTACCGCAAGTTCAACATAAATTTCCAAATTGTTGGTTCTCCATTaagtatatttttcttttattatgcaTTTCAGCTTCAAACCCGTCCAAGATTCGTCGTTGTAGCTTATTTCTGTTCAAAGTTTTACGATACTGACACAAACCTGGCCACTTTTACCCACTGCGCGGAACCGTAGCTTGTTGTCTGGTCACGGTGAAGATGAAACCGGTCTATTTCACGCGTTCGGACTTAAGTAAGTTCGTTTCGTCTAGCGGATAAACAGACTTGACCCGTGATTGTCATGGGACAACAAATGCAGTGACAGAATAGTAGAGATCCTTCGTGGTACCCTAGTCTACGATGTCGGACGGGTATGTCGAATAACAAACAGTAAAAGATTCGTCAAAGCCAGGTGATCGGTGTCTGTTAGTCGAGATACCGTTATCTGGTAATTGTTTCGTTCGTTATCTTCGAAATCTGTTGATTCTACAATGGCAGGATGTCGAGTTCGAGGACACTTTGCGCGTTGGGAGACAGTCCGTCTTCGCTCTTGTGCACCAAAATGTTCTTGAAGTCTCTCAGCTTCTGTGGCTGAAGAGCTATGGCTGTGCTTCTGGGCAGGGTAGCTATTGGGTTTGTGCTGTAGTTCTTGTACGGTTTCTTGTACTGATTGATCCCGTTTTCGGACTCGGAGTTGTGCCTCCTCTTCGTCGCTAGCTCAATCTTCGGCTGCTTAATCACGGGATCCTTGTCCTCGAAGCAGGGAACGGTTTGCATCGATACGGTGTTCCTGCGGTCGTTGAAGAGCGACCTGGGGTTCAAGGTTACCTCCGTGGCTGAACCGAAGTGTTTGAAGTTCGCGCAGATAGGACTGTTCATAAAACTCGTGTCCACGGGACGGCATTGTTCGGAAACTCGTTTCTCTATCTTGATCTCGGTGACGTTCTGGCGGATCAGGATGTCCGGCGTAGCTTCCGGTAGAGGTTCCTGGGAGAGAGGTGGCCACTTTATGTCCCGCGCCATGTCGCGATCGATGGCGAGAAACTTCCTTCTGGACTTGTCGACGTTGTGCCAACGGTACCGTAACTTTTTGAAAATGAGGTAGTCGACGAAAAAGTACTCCACCAACAACGAAATTACGAAATTCGCGACGCCGTAGCCGACCAAAACGAAACGGAAATTGATGCTTTTGGGCAGCACTAGTTCGAACCAATCGGACAGCCACTCGAAGGGAAACGTCGCGAGGTAGATCGAGAAGAGGCTCAAGAAAATAAACGATGTGAGAAGCCCGTAATTCGTGAACAGTGATTTCCTGTACGGGTGACCTTTCGAAAACGCCACGGCCAGAATGATGTACTGCATGGAACTGATAATGAAGACTGTGTAATTCTCTGTGCAGCCCACGTCATCCTTGTCGTCGATCGCTGCGGCATTGAACGGTTCGAACCAGTCCATCTGTCGGAGATGCCAAAGACTGGCGTACTGAAAGATGGCCACGATTAAGATCTGAGTCACCAGACTGACGATCGGCGTGGTGCTGATCAAACTGTTCAGAGGAGCGGTCTTGGCTAATGGGCCGTCGTAGGCCCGAGTGCGACCAAAGAAGAAGGCGAAGATCGAAATGATGAAGAGATCGATGTAGAGAAACTCTATGTCCGTTAAGTTAGACTCGATGCCATATAGGAGCATCACGGAGATGAATTGAGTGAGGGAGTAGCTTGCCATGTACTTGAAGATTCCGAAGGACGTAACCAAGGCTGCACGACCTTCTCGAATCACCGTCAGCACGGAGGAAATATTGGTTTCGCGGCTGGTGAAGGGTGAAGCTACCGATGATTCCGTGTCGGAGAGAGAAATTCCTGTGTGAGCCGCCTTCAAGGCTCCACAATCGTTCGCACCGTCGCCTACCATAGCTGAAAATCATGTATAATAAGTATCGACTTACTGGGTTCActgaaaagaaattaaatatttggaAATTGCGATGTTCAAGAGTTTATTGCTGTATATCTTTGTTTATTTCAATGTTGACGAATTGATTGTTTGTTACTATGTTAAAACACTCATTGAATAGAAATATGTAGGTATTCCACTTATTTAATCTAGATAATCCTTTTCACGACAAACGATTAAGTAAATAATGTTCAAAATAGTTCATAGTGTGTTTCGAAAATTCAATACTATAAATGATTTTATTGACATCAGTTACTTTTAGTCAAAATGGAATGCAAACGTAAAAATAGTTCATTTGAAACTTGACAACTTGTTTAAGGTAAAAGAAAATCGTATTTTGAAAtaggaaaattattaaatttgagTAAAAGTACAGTAATATTTAACCATTTCGaaggaaaatttattaaaatatgcaACAAATATGCAAAGCATAAATCAAGAATCATTCaagaatattatacagggtgttcggccacccctggaaaaaattttaatgggggattctagaggccaaaataagtcgaaaatcaagaatatcaattttttgattgaggcttcgttaaaaagttattaaaaaattttatatcattcacggaaaaattacttttggttacgggggtcaattacgatcatttttggtcaatacacatatccccaaaatcctacgcactttcgagaaaaaaaattctttaaaaaatatatgtaataTGTGACgtgaaatgtttccccgaaagtTTCAAATATCGTAACATctggacggattgaaggattttaatgttttaaaatgtaaacaacgcgtattttgatgaagtatatttagaaattctacgaATGTTggagaagttgttccttaatcccgtaaagtgagaaaacccccacaaaaatgatacaatttcctcgtttttatcatttCATATGTAGttatagtccaattatccggcatattTAATTTTCCGATAGTGCCCCAGTCTCGAGTTtgccggataatcggaattttactgtaattttattttaaacgatCAAAGTTTTTTTTTCATGAAGAATTCGTCTCCCTTTTACACGAAAAAACGCAATTACTTTCTTTTTAGCCAACTTAATAGTTAAAGATCGCGAATCTAATTATTGAGACTGATTAAACACGTACCGACATAGTATCCTAAAGATTGCAGTTCCTGAACAAGCTGCTGTTTCTGGTCTGGGGACATCCTTGCGAAGATTGCGCCACGAGTGGCCAGTTTAGGGATCAACTCGGGGTAGTATTGTTTGACCAATGCCCACGTTTTACCCGTGAGTGCAAACACGTACTTACTTTTCGAGCATTGTATGCTGAAAGCACAATGTATAGATATTAAAAGTCTATAGTATTTTCAGAAACCAACGAAAATATTAACTTCACAACTAATCTTTTTGTCTACAACAATTTCTTTTGGCGCGTCCTGAAGGTTTTCTTTAATGGGGGGTAGTATTATTCTTATAAAACTGAAAAACATTTACTTAAATCATTCTTTTTCCATTCTGCATAATTGAAGAATTGAGGCGAAAGATTAAAATACCAACCACAGAGCTAGAAGtgtatattttaaaaacaaaatcgaaataggttagaattcttttttaaatatatttgtaaaatggatttcaaatttttcattttgactCTGTAATTATACACGATAGAAAAATAATTCAAGTGAATGTTCAGTTTTATAAGAGTTAGCTAAGTAAGAACCAGATAATACTACCTTCCATTTCTAGGGAAATCGTTGGATCACACAAAAAAATGAAATCAGTATTTTGATTGGTTTCAGGAAAGACTGCTTGTAATGTTTTATTTGGGTCATACTTACTCATCGGACAAATAATTGACGTCGTTTTTGAATTGATTGTTCCTAAATGAACCACTTTCTACTGTTTCTAAGCTGGCTATACTATTCAAGTCTGTCATCTCGCTGAAATCCCTGTGTCCCAACGGCAAGACTGGAGATGGCTGGCTGTTGCTCTTGGTGAAGTAGATGTGTGGTTTCATTTGATTTTGTTGATTCGCCGAGACTGCGATGACAGGTGTACCTGACTTCACAATGTCGCAGTCTCTAGCTACTGACAATGCAGTCAACATATTGTCCCCAGTAACCATGACGGTTTTGATACAGGCAGTGTTTAAAGCATTGATGACTGGCGTAGTCTCCGGTTTCAACCTGTTTTCCATGATTACGAATGCCAAGAACCTCAGATCCGATTCGGCGAACTCGCGACTCAGTCGTTGGACTTTGGCATAAGGAAGACGATTTAAGGATTTGTGTGCGAGGGCGATTACACGATACCCTTCCGAGGTATAATCTTGTAATACGGCACCAAAGTCTGGTGGAACTGTAAAAAGAATACATTTCGTTGAGCACTCGATCGAAGAATCGGTCCAATAAAATCTATTCGTTAAGTCGCTTACTGGATTCTGCTTTCGAGAGACTCAGGATCATTTCTGGACTGCCTTTACAGTAGAGATCATAATGATTAGCACCCAACGTCCTAGTGATAACGCTCATTCTCTGAAGGGTAGACGTGAACGGAAACTGCCGTACGATTCCAATTTCTAAACCCTGTTCTCCCAATTCTGTCGTGGAGCCAGTCAACGTGGTATCGTGGTTGTTCAAGGAGATGGCGTCCACCACGTCGGAAGACATAGAATTTTGACGGCTAGGCGTGATTATCGAGTCATTGGGCAACTTCTTCAAGAGTTTCGAACCCTTTGGTGGTCGGACTACGGTTGGGAAAAGCATAGAGAACTTGGACGTATCGGATACATCGGGTTCTTCCAAGGTCCACCCGGTAGATTCGAACATTTTTAGGTCCAGCGGATCCCCCACCGGCTGATTGTCTATTATAGTGATCCCGTGACATGTCACCATACCGATGAGGACATCGTTCAGAGGCAAGGTCGTGATATCTTTCACAtgcatttgaaactttttatcgAAACTGGGCACCACGCCCCACATGTCGAGGCCGTCTTCGGTCAGCGTTCCAGTTTTGTCGAAACAAATGCAATCGATCGATCCTGACACGTTGATGGTCCTTGGACTCGTACAATAAATCTTATTCTTTTCTAATCTACGCTGCGCTACTAGGCGACCAACGGTCATAGCTGCCGGTAGTGCCGGCGGTACCACGATCGTGATCAGGTCCAAAGCCTCCAAAGCGATGTGGTTGCTTTGCACTCCTCTCATGACTTTCGTCACGATTGTGTAAATCACGCCGATGCTAGCTATTCCAGCAAGCAGAATAACAAACTTGTACGAGTCTTGTTCGAACTTGAAGTCTACGGGTGGAGGGTACATGATGGATCTCACTAAACCACCTTTGCTCGTATTGAATCCTGTCCTGACGACTACGGCTAGTACCTGTACAGAAATGATCGagcatttctgaaatttcgtatATTCTAAATATCTATTGGGTTGTTCGGAATGTTCGTAGCGAAAATCGGGCAACATTGACACACTTATCTCTCAGATGTTGatgttatttctttttttgttattttcgtTCACAATAACGCGTTATACACGCCTTTTCATACGTTTTTTAGAATGGAAAATCAAAGGAAAACATTTGCAGTTGGTTAACCGGTTGATCGGTTACTTGCTATAAAAATATAGTTATTTGACATCTCTAATAAGAAATGACGATTCCTATtattaaatacaaatttttcattattttaaatttatcaaTTCGAAGCGTTTCTAGAGTTGTAACTTTTTAGGTCATATTGACAAATAAATTGATTGTTAACAAATCGTAACAAGCTATAATAACGCTACGAACTTTCATGATGACCCAGTAGAAATAAGAGTTTACCTTTTCCGATCCGTAATATCTCGTCTGAATAACTCGAGTTCCGCAGAAGAGTGTGTGTCTCGCATGTTCCTTGGTATCGTATGTAGTTTCGTTGGATGAAGGAATGGGTGTTTTCGTGACGGGGACCGATTCTCCGGTGAGCATGGACTCGTTCAGAATGCAGTTTCCGGTTAGAAGAACCGCGTCGCATGGCATCAGACAGCCATGGGACGGAATAACTAAGATATCACCGGGAACCAACCGTTCAGCAGGCACGGTTGCTGTTTGTCCCGTTGCTCGATCTCTCATCACCGTTGCCACGTCGGAAGATTGAACAGTGGACAGCAGATTTTGCTGATTCTGCAAAAGAATCCTTGATGATTTCTAGAGGCACTAGGAATTACGCAAGGGACGAACGGATAGCAACGTACTCGACGAGTCTGGAAGACTGCCATAATTATTCCGATGCTGGACATAGTCAGGATGACCATAGCGTAGTAGTAGTAATTGTCGGCGAGCCAGAGGAAAAAACTGAACAGTTGGAAGACGTAGAACGGATTAAGGATTTCGAGGCAAAGTAGCGTTAGGATACTCTTCACTGGAATCAGGATTTCGTTGTTCCCATAAACGCAACGTCTGCACAGATAGAGGTGTCCCGTTATCAATGTATCGTAGGCAGGTCAATTCGGTTAACCTATTGACGACTGCACTGAATCTATAATGGACCTCAGCTTTGTTGatttaattcaattaatatctgtcattttaggtaaattctCTTTATTAACCTCTTTAACATTATGGCGTGGTTGCATGTTTCTGAGTTATCTTAAATTGAATTTAGGCTCTGAGTCGGTTACGGGTCTGACCTATTATTTTACATACTTAAtttgttcgaatatttttgcatgataaattaaataaatatgtatgttTTCAGTAACTTATTTACATACATTTAcatatttgttatttttatatgCGATCATTAAAAGTGGTCGTCTGAGGATTAACCTTTTGCCGTATAATAACGAGTCTGACTTGTCATGAagtttaatatattaaaatcaacacattttcacgatcataaaacaaatttattcttttcATGGGCATTGCGTGACTGgataaaatttaaacaaaattaaatgatatacgtttgaaaaattatgatTAAATCGTGCGTCGAGGCGTTAAGAAACATATCAGAGTAATTACCTCATGTACTGTTCATGATAATTCAGTCCCTGCATCTGATGCAACGTCGACGTCAGTACGTCAATGTCCAAGCCTCGAAGCTTCAGGAACTCGGACCTTTCAGGATCCCAAACATATGGTAGCTTCTTGCAATGGAAAAGAACGATCGATGGAACATCTGGACAAAAGTATAATTATTAGTGACAAAAGGAATTAACCCCTTTGCCTACAGCAATGGATGAGACTCGTGGTAAAGAAATCGGGCCAAAGGTGAAAACTACGAATTAGAACcgtaaataaaacaataaaaacatATTACAAGTCGCATGTGATTGATACAATAGGAACTTAAATCGTAGGGCAAGAAATTAATCGTCAGCTTTTGTTTCCTTCTTACGTTTGAATTGTCCTCCCACCAAATGCAGCGAGACTTTTGGATACTCTTCCTTGATTTCCTTGGTGGTTATCATACTACCATTTTCAGTCCAAGGTTCGTTATCCATCAAAGATTCTCCATCGAATGGGTTGTTTTTTCTAATGCACATAGATATTTCGTTTACGATATCACTTACGAACGGGTTTGGTTTATTTTGTGAAAATTACAAATACTAACAATACATCCTGAGCATTTAGGGTTTTCAATTTCTTTACGTAGTAACTTGTGTGTTTTCCTTGGAACTTCTCTACGAGCAAGACGGTGTCCGCGTCTTCTAACAGACATTTAGAATGAGTGGCTAATAACATCAGACGTGGAGCCCAGTGGAAAACCAGTCTCAGAAGTCCTGCGGTCGCGATGATTAGGAACCAGGTGATAGCGGTTGAGAGTTTGTTTCTCTTGAAGCTGAAAGAAGATAGGCGAGTTACGTCATTACTCTGTCGATCATTGTGCTGCATTGGGTTGTTCGGAAATTTCGTAGCGTTTCTAACAAATGACATTAGTGAAAAACTTGACGATTGACATTAATTATTAGCAGTAAGAGTATTTATTGTTTCCTTTTGGATTGCAAGGATTTCGTTTCCATCTCcttataatattttctatattatataaaaactatgtacataaaaaaaacaaaacaaaaacaacatttcaattttctttggattatagtttcaatcaatattctatttgtatgaaataaaataatatttgtctGCTTGAATACATTTTTATCAACAACTAACAAGAGCataaatatcatttttttaGACATCTAAATTTTTAGAGTCGACAAAAGCTTGAATGATCTGTTTGATTTCTTCTTCgttgataaaattttttttaagaaGGTTTCTAGATCAGCTATGGGCAACTAGAGATTTTACTGGCCATCGTCGGACCACAGTTAGGGCCTCCAATGTATCAAAGGTATCGTAGGAATGGTCCTGGTCTAGATGCTTGAGGAAACGATAATTCGTAGAAGTTAAATTTGGTAAACATAGTGAATGCTACAGTATTTCATAGTTCAAAtcgttaaatttgaaaatataaagaGTAAGCCTTTGTCTGTTTACAAGAGTTGGACGCTGTATTTTCAATTTACTGTTCGTATTCATTTGTTAAATACATTGGCAGTGTCTATCTACCATTATGGTTTCATCACTAGGTAAAACGGAATAATCAACTATACCACATATATCGCTCTAAATTGTTATAAGAATTTT
The window above is part of the Colletes latitarsis isolate SP2378_abdomen chromosome 2, iyColLati1, whole genome shotgun sequence genome. Proteins encoded here:
- the Anne gene encoding polyamine-transporting ATPase anne boleyn, producing the protein MPPTPSKLNLNFARNAYNVFGTRGTNTAAEHQREQKTELLEDAGGNGLLRMKHGVDYINPGEEDQMEIYGFKRNKLSTAITWFLIIATAGLLRLVFHWAPRLMLLATHSKCLLEDADTVLLVEKFQGKHTSYYVKKLKTLNAQDVLKNNPFDGESLMDNEPWTENGSMITTKEIKEEYPKVSLHLVGGQFKHVPSIVLFHCKKLPYVWDPERSEFLKLRGLDIDVLTSTLHQMQGLNYHEQYMRRCVYGNNEILIPVKSILTLLCLEILNPFYVFQLFSFFLWLADNYYYYAMVILTMSSIGIIMAVFQTRRNQQNLLSTVQSSDVATVMRDRATGQTATVPAERLVPGDILVIPSHGCLMPCDAVLLTGNCILNESMLTGESVPVTKTPIPSSNETTYDTKEHARHTLFCGTRVIQTRYYGSEKVLAVVVRTGFNTSKGGLVRSIMYPPPVDFKFEQDSYKFVILLAGIASIGVIYTIVTKVMRGVQSNHIALEALDLITIVVPPALPAAMTVGRLVAQRRLEKNKIYCTSPRTINVSGSIDCICFDKTGTLTEDGLDMWGVVPSFDKKFQMHVKDITTLPLNDVLIGMVTCHGITIIDNQPVGDPLDLKMFESTGWTLEEPDVSDTSKFSMLFPTVVRPPKGSKLLKKLPNDSIITPSRQNSMSSDVVDAISLNNHDTTLTGSTTELGEQGLEIGIVRQFPFTSTLQRMSVITRTLGANHYDLYCKGSPEMILSLSKAESIPPDFGAVLQDYTSEGYRVIALAHKSLNRLPYAKVQRLSREFAESDLRFLAFVIMENRLKPETTPVINALNTACIKTVMVTGDNMLTALSVARDCDIVKSGTPVIAVSANQQNQMKPHIYFTKSNSQPSPVLPLGHRDFSEMTDLNSIASLETVESGSFRNNQFKNDVNYLSDDIQCSKSKYVFALTGKTWALVKQYYPELIPKLATRGAIFARMSPDQKQQLVQELQSLGYYVAMVGDGANDCGALKAAHTGISLSDTESSVASPFTSRETNISSVLTVIREGRAALVTSFGIFKYMASYSLTQFISVMLLYGIESNLTDIEFLYIDLFIISIFAFFFGRTRAYDGPLAKTAPLNSLISTTPIVSLVTQILIVAIFQYASLWHLRQMDWFEPFNAAAIDDKDDVGCTENYTVFIISSMQYIILAVAFSKGHPYRKSLFTNYGLLTSFIFLSLFSIYLATFPFEWLSDWFELVLPKSINFRFVLVGYGVANFVISLLVEYFFVDYLIFKKLRYRWHNVDKSRRKFLAIDRDMARDIKWPPLSQEPLPEATPDILIRQNVTEIKIEKRVSEQCRPVDTSFMNSPICANFKHFGSATEVTLNPRSLFNDRRNTVSMQTVPCFEDKDPVIKQPKIELATKRRHNSESENGINQYKKPYKNYSTNPIATLPRSTAIALQPQKLRDFKNILVHKSEDGLSPNAQSVLELDILPL